A window from Chrysemys picta bellii isolate R12L10 chromosome 20, ASM1138683v2, whole genome shotgun sequence encodes these proteins:
- the LOC103306360 gene encoding tyrosine-protein kinase Fes/Fps-like encodes MTHSVHWHGLAPAWECLGAGDGPGASCWGGGRCRVGLRHAGRGQCMVWRGLPWSAASLTPLPGRKFLKGWARWMPCEHLTLDSLLFSHNHKLPPPMPLVPVAQRPLGQQDWYHGSLPRQEAQALLTSEGDFLVRASQGRPGAHVLSALAGGQCRHFIIQCRKVRSSVGRGRDGEPCRPCMPTHRRVIRLAGVATAGVQSPGVLPGQRGRADVGCHMGRYQFEPGGVGAPTIPSLIHHHLQSRQVLTTKCPFLLRNPVAKAKWDLSHEDVVLGELLGSRRLFLHPQGNFGEVYSGRLSYDNTPVAVKTCREPLAPETKHKFLMEARIVRRYSHPNVVRIIGVCARKQPVFIVMELVSGGDFLSFLRSEGSRLWVQDLIHFAVQAAAGMAYLESNGCIHRDLAARNCLVGEGNVLKISDFGMSRQEANGVYASRGGMKHIPIKWTAPEALRYGRYSTESDVWSYGVLLWEIFSLGAAPYPGMSNQQVVSQVERGK; translated from the exons ATGACCCACTCTGTCCATTGGCACGGCCTGGCCCCTGCGTGGGAGTGTCTGGGTGCGGGGGACGGTCCCGGAGCGTCCTGCTGGGGAGGTGGGCGCTGCAGGGTAGGATTGAGACATGCTGGCAGGGGGCAGTGCATGGTGTGGAGAGGGCTGCCCTGGTCTGCGGCCTCCCTAACCCCTCTCCCAGGCAGGAAGTTCTTAAAAGGCTGGGCCCGATGGATGCCCTGCGAGCATCTAACCCTAGATTCTCTCCTGTTCTCTCACAACCACAAGCTGCCCCCTCCGATGCCGCTGGTGCCAGTGGCCCAGAGGCCCCTTGGCCAGCAGGACTGGTACCACGGCTCGCTCCCCAGACAGGAGGCTCAGGCGTTGCTGACCAGCGAGGGGGATTTCTTGGTCCGCGCAAGCCAGGGGAGGCCAGGAGCCCATGTCCTGTCCGCGCTGGCCGGAGGACAGTGCAGGCATTTCATTATCCAGTGCCGGAAGGTGAGGAGCTCGGTGGGGAGGGGACGTGATGGTGAGCCCTGCAGGCCATGCATGCCAACCCACCGAAGGGTTATTCGCCTTGCGGGCGTGGCTACAGCTGGCGTCCAGTCCCCAGGAGTGCTGCCTGGCCAGCGAGGACGCGCGGACGTTGGCTGTCACATG GGCAGGTACCAGTTTGagcctggaggggtgggggcaccCACCATCCCCTCGCTCATCCACCACCATCTGCAATCACGCCAGGTGCTCACCACCAAGTGTCCGTTCCTCCTGCGGAACCCGGTCGCCAAG GCCAAGTGGGACCTGAGCCATGAAGACGtggtgctgggggagctgctgggcagc CGACGGCTGTTTCTCCATCCCCAGGGGAATTTCGGGGAGGTGTATAGCGGCCGCCTGTCATACGACAACACCCCCGTGGCTGTGAAAACCTGCAGGGAGCCCCTGGCCCCGGAGACCAAGCACAAGTTCCTCATGGAAGCCAG GATCGTGAGGCGCTACAGCCACCCGAACGTCGTCCGGATTATTGGCGTCTGTGCCCGGAAACAGCCTGTCTTCATCGTCATGGAGCTGGTGTCCG GTGGGGATTTCTTATCGTTCCTCCGCTCCGAGGGGAGCCGGCTCTGGGTTCAAGACCTCATCCACTTTGCAgttcaggcagcagcagggatggCCTATCTGGAGAGCAACGGTTGCATCCACAG ggacctggcggccagGAACTGCCTGGTGGGGGAAGGCAACGTGCTGAAGATCAGCGACTTCGGCATGTCGCGGCAGGAGGCCAACGGCGTCTACGCCTCCCGGGGAGGAATGAAGCACATTCCCATCAAGTGGACGGCGCCAGAGGCTCTGAGATACG GCCGGTACTCGACGGAGAGCGACGTCTGGAGCTACGGAGTCCTGCTGTGGGAGATCTTCAGCCTGGGGGCCGCCCCGTACCCCGGCATGTCGAACCAGCAGGTGGTGAGCCAGGTGGAGCGAGGCAAGTAG
- the ARHGEF2 gene encoding rho guanine nucleotide exchange factor 2 isoform X4 produces the protein MSRIQSLARTRIDRTKDIAWKNKEKEKMKEGKEKDARYTNGHLFTTITVSGMTMCFACNKSITAKEALICPTCNVAIHNRCKDTLPNCTKVKQKQQKAAALKNNSALQSVSLRNKTTTRERPNSAIYPAESFRQTLLGSRRGRPALSLSKSVSTTNIAGNFNDESPLGLRRILSQSTDSLNMRNRTLSVESLIDEGAEVIYNQLMSTFETDEQDFAADSWSLAVDNNYLQQHKKEVMKRQDVIYELIQTEMHHVRTLKIMTNMFRKGMLEDLQMDPALVQSVFPCVDELSEIHDRFLMQLLERRKESLAADSNKNFVIHRLGDVLIQQFSGPSAEQMKKAYTEFCSRHNKAVKLYKELIARDKRFQQFIRRLTRSSVLRRHGVQECILLVTQRITKYPVLIDRILQNSKGNEVDQQDLGTALTLVKDLISAIDQEVHQSEKNARLQEIYGRVDGRSKARLEWEGHSASFCKDELLRRKLVHDGCLLWKMAAGRFKDVLVLLMTDVLILLQEKDQKFTFPALDKPAVISLQNLIVRDIANQEKGMFLISGTPPEMYEVHAASRDDRNTWMKIIQQTVRLCPSRQDFPLIETESEATLRKLKDQMAQRDQEITELLEEKVELFAEMLSLQSGYEDPPACPTPRTLFRAESLDGPRGEKLLHKAIREVECLKDLFVGAVRDRDQNHPADPDGGSGTGSDTPNGETSSLNGSLEFCRADSDQRDGNGNQLQQKVPHEEVIHRLVALYALLHGLQAAVVQQDTILELHLYDGGGRQEKLSRANSRKGGPGDTAVAKAPEKQATELALLQRQHTLLQEELSRCRQLCQEKVQEAGALEARLRESEQERARLEREAEEARRQVAAGAAEAVWVRKGAEPRRRSLPAGDALYLSFTPPQQSRGSNHGNLLPSDRALGDCGDGPAQLQEGDEDFEALSEDEGVASHPSPPPSPRDFTRMQDIPEEVESSQEVKDGEGGSLDS, from the exons cCTGCAATGTCGCCATTCACAACCGCTGCAAGGACACCCTGCCCAATTGCACCAAGGTCAAGCAGAAG CAACAGAAAGCCGCCGCGCTGAAGAACAACTCGGCGCTGCAGAGCGTGTCCCTGCGGAACAAGA CGACCACAAGGGAGCGTCCCAACTCGGCCATCTACCCCGCCGAGAGCTTCCGCCAGACCCTGCTGGGCTCCCGCCGGGGGCGGCCCGCCCTGTCCCTCTCCAAAAGCGTCTCCACCACCAACATCGCAGG GAACTTCAATGACGAGTCTCCCCTGGGTCTCCGGCGCATCCTATCCCAGTCCACTGACTCCCTCAACATGCGCAACCGGACGCTGTCGGTGGAGTCGCTGATCGACGAAG GGGCCGAAGTCATCTACAACCAGCTGATGAGCACCTTCGAGACGGACGAGCAGGACTTTGCGGCCGACTCCTGGAGCCTGGCGGTCGACAACAACTACCTGCAGCAGCACAAGAAGGAGGTGATGAAGCGCCAGGATGTCATCTACG agctgaTCCAGACCGAGATGCATCACGTCCGCACCCTGAAGATCATGACCAACATGTTCCGCAAGGGGATGCTGGAGGACCTGCAGATGGACCCGGCCCTGGTGCAGAGCGTGTTCCCCTGCGTGGACGAGCTGAGCGAGATCCACGACCGCTTCCTCATGCAGCTGCTGGAGCGGCGCAAGGAGTCGCTGGCCGCCGACAGCAACAAGAACTTCGTCATCCACCGCCTGGGGGACGTCTTGATCCAGCAG ttCTCCGGCCCCAGCGCCGAGCAGATGAAAAAGGCCTATACGGAGTTTTGCAGCCGGCACAACAAGGCTGTGAAGCTCTACAAGGAGCTGATCGCCCGGGACAAAAGGTTCCAGCAGTTCATACGG AGGCTGACCCGCTCCTCAGTGCTGCGCCGGCACGGGGTGCAGGAGTGCATCCTTCTGGTCACCCAGAGGATCACCAAGTACCCCGTCCTCATCGACCGCATCCTGCAGAACTCCAAAG ggaacGAGGTGGATCAGCAGGACCTGGGCACGGCCCTGACGCTGGTCAAGGACCTGATCTCGGCCATCGACCAGGAGGTGCACCAGTCCGAGAAGAACGCGCGGCTGCAGGAGATCTACGGGCGCGTGGATGGGCGGTCCAAGGCCCGGCTGGAGTGGGAGGGCCACAGCGCCTCCTTCTGCAAAGACGAGTTGCTGCGCCGGAAGCTGGTGCACGACGGATGCCTGCTGTGGAAGATGGCGGCCGGGCGCTTCAAAG ATGTCCTGGTGCTGCTGATGACCGACGTCCTCATTTTGCTCCAGGAGAAGGACCAGAAATTCACCTTTCCTGCCCTG gACAAGCCGGCGGTGATCTCCCTGCAGAACCTGATCGTCCGGGACATCGCCAACCAGGAGAAGGGCATGTTCCTGATCAGCGGCACCCCGCCGGAGATGTACGAGGTCCACGCCGCCTCCCGCGACGACCGCAACACctggatgaagatcatccagcAAACCGTCCGCCT GTGCCCCAGTCGCCAGGATTTCCCCCTGATCGAGACTGAGAGCGAGGCCACCCTGCGCAAGCTGAAAG ACCAGATGGCGCAGCGGGACCAGGAGATCACggagctgctggaggagaaggTGGAGCTGTTCGCGGAAATGCTCAGCCTGCAGAGCGGCTACGAGGACCCCCCAGCCTGCCCGACCCCCCGCACCCTTTTCCGGGCCGAGTCTTTGGACGGGCCCCGCGGAGAGAAGCTGCTCCACAAAGCCATCCGCGAAG TGGAGTGTTTGAAGGATCTCTTCGTGGGAGCCGTGAGGGACCGAGACCAGAACCACCCTGCTGATCCCGACGGCGGCTCCGGCACCGGCTCTGACACCCCGA ACGGTGAGACCAGCAGCCTCAACGGCTCCCTGGAGTTCTGCAGGGCCGACTCCGACCAGCGG GATGGGAATGGTAaccagctgcagcagaaggtACCCCATGAG GAGGTGATTCACCGGCTTGTGGCACTCTACGCCCTCCTCCATGGCCTGCAG GCCGCCGTGGTTCAGCAGGACACCATCCTGGAGCTGCACCTCTACGACGGGGGCGGCCGGCAGGAGAAGCTGTCGCGCGCCAACTCCCGCAAGGGGGGGCCGGGGGACACGGCCGTGGCCAAGGCCCCGGAGAAGCAGGCCACGGAGCTGGcgctgctgcagaggcagcacaCCCTGCTCCAGGAGGAGCTGAGCCGGTGCCGTCAGCTGTGCCAGGAGAAGGTGCAGGAGGCCGGGGCGCTGGAGGCGCGGCTGCGGGAGAGCGAGCAGGAGCGGGCCCGGCTGGAGCGCGAGGCGGAGGAGGCCCGCAGGCAGGTGGCCGCCGGCGCTGCCGAGGCGGTGTGGGTCCGGAAGGGGGCGGAGCCTCGGAGGCGGAGCCTGCCCGCGGGGGACGCCCTGTATCTCAGCTTCACCCCGCCCCAG cagAGCCGAGGGAGCAACCACGGGAACCTATTGCCAAGCGACCGTGCCTTAGGCGACTGCGGCGACGGCCCCGCCCAGCTGCAGGAGGGCGACGAGGACTTTGAGGCGCTGTCTGAGGACGAGGGCGTGGCCAGCCATCCGTCTCCGCCTCCCAGCCCTCGAG ATTTTACGAGGATGCAGGACATTCCCGAGGAGGTGGAGAGCAGCCAGGAGGTGAAGGACGGAGAGGGCGGTTCCTTGGACAGTTAG